Below is a window of Ammoniphilus sp. CFH 90114 DNA.
TCTCCAGGGCGATATGTACGTCTTGATGAGGCTCTAAAACCTCATTTAATCCTTCGGCAATCCGGGCAATCCCATACTCAGGGTCTTTATCTGTATAGGCTCCAGGATGTAAGACAATATATTTCACACCCATGTAAGCGGTCCGTTTAATCTCTTCGCGTAGAAAATTAACCGCTAGCTCAAAGGTGTCTTCCTTATAGGAGGCAAGATTAATGATATAAGGGGCATGAACGACAATGTCTTCGATACCATGCCGAGCCATGAGAGCTCTTCCTTCTTCAATGTATAAATCTTCCATGGGCTTTCGTCTTGTATTCTGTGGCGCGCCTGTATAAACCATAAACGAGGTAGCACCATAGCTGAGGGCCTCCTCCGTGGCATTCAGTAAACCGGTCTTGGAAAAGGATACGTGTGATCCGATTTTTAGCATATCTTTCCTCTCTCCTTCTACTCAGGTCAAATATCTTTTTATCATATCAGAGTGAACATAAGAAAACCACACGACCGGCAAGGGCCATGTGGCTTTGAACCTCTAAAACCTAGGAAGCTGGTCAAGATTATGGCCTTCTATGGGCTGGACAGCGTCAATGATCCAAGAGCCGTCTTCGTGGATCTCGGAAAGAGAGTCTAATTCCCCTTGAAGAGCCATTTTTTCTGCTTCCTCGATCGTTAATACCGTGTCTTTATCCGTGAGAAAATGGGTAATCTTCCCCTCTTCATTCATACGTACGGCGACTAGCTTTAAACTCATGGGTCCACCTCCTAGGCTGTCAGCTATAGTATGGCCCCAAACGTTTCATTACATATAAGGAATGGGATCTTTCGCTCCAGCCTGCTCAAAGCCTTGTAAACGGAGCTTGCAGCTATCGCAAGTACCGCAGGCCGATTCCCCTCCGCGATAACAAGAAGTAGTCAAATGATACGGGACATTCAGGTCTATGCCAAGCTGAATGGTTTGGGCTTTAGATAAGTGGCTTAAAGGAGCAAGAATCTTGAGATTTCCTTCCTTTATTCCCGCTTGAGTGGCTAGATTTATGGTCTCAGTCATGGAGCGAATAAACTCCGGGCGGCAGTCCGGGTATCCGCTGTAATCCACACTACTGACACCGATATAGATGGCTTCAGCTCCAACGACTTCAGCGTAAGCAGCTGCCAAAGACAGAAAGATCATATTTCTAGCAGGAACATAGGTCACAGGGACTTCTTTACTTCCTGTATAATCCGGGACTTCAATGGAGGAATCAGTTAAGGCACTGCCTCCGATCTGGCCGAGAAAGGCGATATCGACAATCTTATGCTGCGGTACTTCATAATGAGCAGCCACTTTTTTTGCCTGTTCGACTTCATGCTTATGCCTCTGCCCGTAATCAAAGGTTAAAGGATAACAGGTATATCCTTCTCGCTCAGCAATGCCCATACAAGTGGTGCTGTCTAAACCACCGCTGAGAATAATCACAGCCTTCTTCGTCATGATCGATTACACTCCTTTCGTATCCGGATGCCAAATGTATTTATGGGTTTGTAAGCTTAATTTAGCCTGTTTAAAAGGTGATTGAAGCATCAACTTTACGAGCTCCGCCGGTGCAAGCTGATCCCACACAGGGCTGAAAAGGATTTGACCTTGTTGATAAAATTCTTCAATAATACGGCTTGCCTCTGCAAATTCCGCTGCATTGCCTACTACGAACTTTATTTCATCCCGGGAACCAAGATAATGGAAATTCTCCATGATCATGCTTTGGGTTTCTCCACTCGAAGTTAATTTATAATCCAGAACGAACCTTACTTTTTCTTTCACCAGATGATGACTTTCTCTTAATTCGTGGAAGGGACGAAGTAGAATCGCCCCATTGGTTTCAATATGGATATCCTCCACATGAGGAAGCTCAGCAAGAGCGGCAATGAGAGCGAGTGATTTTGAACCATGCATTAAGGGTTCGCCGCCGGTTAGACAAATAGAAGGGTTCCCGAACTTTCTTACCTGCTCGGTAATTTCTTCGATCGTAGCAAAAAATTCAGGAGAATGCGGGGCATAACTATACTTGGTATCACACCAGGTACATCGCAAGTTACAGTTGTATAAGCGGACAAAAGTGGTGAGAAACCCGGCTTTTAACCCCTCGCCTTCCACCGTCTCAAAAATCTCTACCATGGGCAGTTTCATCGTCATCTCCATCAGTCTGCCATCCATTCTCGCTTGAGATAAGCGTAGCTGGTAGGGGTTTCGTAGAGGGTAAGTTCTTCAATCCGAAGATCATCATTCTTCATCTCTGCTATCGCTTTTTCTAGCTCCTCCCAGATCCAGACAATCATATTCTCCGCTGTTGTGTTCATAGCTGGCAATACTTCATTAAGGTATTGATGATCAAGCTTAGACTCAATCTTCTCTTTAAAAATGGTTTTTATATCACCAAAGTCAACAACAATTCCGATCTCATTCACAAAACCGCTAAAATGGATAATCACCTTATACGTATGCCCATGTAGGTTGACGCACTTACCGTCATAGGCATGCAGATGATGAGCGGCGTCAAACGTAAATTCCTTTACTACGCCAACTCGTCGGTGATGATATTTTAATTGATTGTAGGTAATGTCTTCCCCTAGCTTTTGTACTCTTGTTGGAATTTTGTATTCAGACATATAGACCTCCTCATAGAGAAAAATAAAAAGCCCCCATACTTAAGATCATATGGGAGCGTGGTCGCTTTTTATTTTCTCTCCCTAGTTTTTTTGTCTTGAGTGGCGGGAATTACGAACACTCGTTACCTACTATAACACATTCCTAAACTCTCCGGTAGATAAAAATATCTAGTACGCTCTCTCATAAGGTTTAGGTGTTAATGGCTTTTTATCTAGTACAATAGATGCTTCGTTTGCCCAATAAGGATTTCTAAGAATGCCTCTTCCAACAGCAATGAGGTCAGCTTGGTTGTTTCCGAGGACAGCTTCCGCTAGAGGGGCATGATCTAGTTTTCCTACTGCAATGACAGGAACATCGACTTCTTGTTTAATACGCTCTGCCAGAGGAACCTGATAACCGGGATGTACGCCCGGGCGTCCGGCTGATCCGATCGGACCTTCCCCACCGGATGAGATATGGAAAAGGTCTACTCCCGCGCTGCGGTAACGCTTAGCCATCTCCACACCATAGTCAAGCTGATATCCTCCGTCCACATATTCAACAGCGGATATACGCATCATCAGAGGCATGTCCTTTGGCATAATTTCCTTGACTGCACGGATGACTTCTTCCCCAAACAAGAACTTGTCCTCTCCATACTTGTCGGTTCGCTTGTTCGTATAAGGAGATGAGAATTGATGGATGAGATACCCGTGAGCACCATGGAGTTCTACCGTATCTACGCCTGCCTTGATCGCTCTTTCTACACCCTTCCGGAATGTTTCTACCATCGCTTCCACTTCCGAGGTCGTCAGTTCATGCGGTGTTGTGAATTGGTCGTTAAAGGCCAGCGGGGAACACGACACAGGCTCAGGAGCATCTTGAGCCTTGCGTCCAGCATGACCAATCTGGATCGCTACCTTGGCCCCATACTTATGGCACTCCTCAATGATGCGTTGGAAAGCAGGAATATGATCATCACTCCAAATGCCAAGGCATTGATCGCTGATCCGTCCCCTATCCTCCACGTTGGTCATTTCAATAATAATAAGCCCCGTTCCGCCGATCGCTCGACTTGTATAATGAACAAAATGCCAATCGGTTGGCATCCCATCCTTGGCTAGAGCAGAGTATTGGCAACATGGTGGAAAAACGACCCGATTCTTAAGTTCTAGGTTTTTTAGCACGAAAGGTTCGAATAACTTTGACATTATGGCATTCCCCTCCTAATCATATCTGTACAAGCTCTATCATAACCGAAGAGGCAAAACAGGTCGAGCGTCTAACTGCGGAGAAATTTATGTTAAAATAAGCGTAGAAACTTTCCAATAAAAGGAGCTAGGCCTATGCCAAATCATTGGGTTCATCACCCTATTGATACCCCTGCTGTTCTTGTTCATCAGGAGATTTTGCAAAAAAATATTCATGATATGGCGGTTTTCGCTAAAACGTATCATCTTGCCCTCCGCCCTCATATTAAAACACATAAGATTCCCGAGATCGCACGGATGCAGCTAGCCGCTGGAGCTGTTGGCGTGACAACAGCTAAATTAGGAGAAGCCGAGGTGATGGCAGCTCACGGAATAACAGACATCCTTATCGCCTATCCAATCATCGGCAAGGAGAAGTTGAAGCGCTTAGAGGAATTGAGAAAAATAGCTAAGGTCATGACTGTCGTGGACGGTCGAGAGCAGGCCTTAGAGCTTTCACAATACGCTAACGAGCGTAATTTACAATTTGAAGTGCTCATGGAAATGGATTCAGGACTACGGCGTTGCGGTGTACTTCCTGGCCAAGATGCGTTAGCTTTATACCGTGAGTTGGCCGAGCTTCCTGGAATAAGGCTTCAAGGGATCATGACTCATGCGGGCCATGCCTATGGGGCAACAGGAATTGATCAAGTCAGAGAGATAGCTCTTCAGGAAGGAACGATCATGGTAGAGACGGCCCAGCTTCTGCGGGAGGCAGACCTGGCGGCCCCAGAGGTGAGTGTTGGATCCACTCCCACGGTGAGAATTTCCGGTCAGGTTGAAGGCGTTACAGAAATTCGCCCAGGAAACTATGTGTTCAACGATCTCACCCAAATTCGTCTAGGTGTGGCCACGCAAGATCAATGTGCACTCCGAGTGGCGACAAGAATTGTGAGTAAACCTGCTGAAGATCGGTTCATCATTGATGCGGGTGCCAAGACGTTCGCCCTTGATCAAGGAGCGCACGGAACCACAGGAGTCTCGGGCTATGGCCGAGTAGTGGGTCACCCTGAATGCACAATTGCTCGTTTATCAGAGGAACATGGAATTGTTATAGTACAGGGTGCGACTAAACTTCAAGTCGGAGATATTATTGAAATTATCCCTAATCATAGTTGTCCAGTAGCCAATCTAACGAATGAGGTTCACGTCGTTTCTAGAGGTGTTGTGAGTGCAGTATGGAAGGTAGCCGCACGTGGAAAGACATCGTAAGCTCTAGAATTCAATCTCCCTATTGATTGCTTTCGATAGGGAGTTATATTTCTCTTAATCAATATTTAATAAACAAAAATGATACCTTTCACCCTACTCTGCTATATAATAGAACTATCTTGTAGTTCAACAAAAATCGACCTTTATTTACACGTGCCAAGGAGTAGGAGAACATCTGTGAAAATGAAACAAAGTCATCGGCTAGTTAGTCGAATAAATAGTATGGTAACCATCCTTCTGTTATTAATAGGAGTACTTGCTTCCTTTCTCATGAAGGAATTAATTGATCATCTGGGAGTAGGTTACATTGAAGAAGATGTGACAACGAAGGCTATGATGCTTAGTCAAAGTATTAATATAACGAAAAGACTAGATGAACAATTAGAACAAAAGTATGATGAAAGACTGTACATAAGCGCAAAATCTATTGCAAACGAATTAAAAGGCAAGGACATCAGGGATATTACCAGCGATGATTTAAGAATCTTGAGTAAAGAATGGAATGTAGAGGATATCACATTA
It encodes the following:
- a CDS encoding alanine racemase; amino-acid sequence: MPNHWVHHPIDTPAVLVHQEILQKNIHDMAVFAKTYHLALRPHIKTHKIPEIARMQLAAGAVGVTTAKLGEAEVMAAHGITDILIAYPIIGKEKLKRLEELRKIAKVMTVVDGREQALELSQYANERNLQFEVLMEMDSGLRRCGVLPGQDALALYRELAELPGIRLQGIMTHAGHAYGATGIDQVREIALQEGTIMVETAQLLREADLAAPEVSVGSTPTVRISGQVEGVTEIRPGNYVFNDLTQIRLGVATQDQCALRVATRIVSKPAEDRFIIDAGAKTFALDQGAHGTTGVSGYGRVVGHPECTIARLSEEHGIVIVQGATKLQVGDIIEIIPNHSCPVANLTNEVHVVSRGVVSAVWKVAARGKTS
- a CDS encoding NADH:flavin oxidoreductase/NADH oxidase; its protein translation is MSKLFEPFVLKNLELKNRVVFPPCCQYSALAKDGMPTDWHFVHYTSRAIGGTGLIIIEMTNVEDRGRISDQCLGIWSDDHIPAFQRIIEECHKYGAKVAIQIGHAGRKAQDAPEPVSCSPLAFNDQFTTPHELTTSEVEAMVETFRKGVERAIKAGVDTVELHGAHGYLIHQFSSPYTNKRTDKYGEDKFLFGEEVIRAVKEIMPKDMPLMMRISAVEYVDGGYQLDYGVEMAKRYRSAGVDLFHISSGGEGPIGSAGRPGVHPGYQVPLAERIKQEVDVPVIAVGKLDHAPLAEAVLGNNQADLIAVGRGILRNPYWANEASIVLDKKPLTPKPYERAY
- a CDS encoding radical SAM protein; translation: MEMTMKLPMVEIFETVEGEGLKAGFLTTFVRLYNCNLRCTWCDTKYSYAPHSPEFFATIEEITEQVRKFGNPSICLTGGEPLMHGSKSLALIAALAELPHVEDIHIETNGAILLRPFHELRESHHLVKEKVRFVLDYKLTSSGETQSMIMENFHYLGSRDEIKFVVGNAAEFAEASRIIEEFYQQGQILFSPVWDQLAPAELVKLMLQSPFKQAKLSLQTHKYIWHPDTKGV
- the queD gene encoding 6-carboxytetrahydropterin synthase QueD — encoded protein: MSEYKIPTRVQKLGEDITYNQLKYHHRRVGVVKEFTFDAAHHLHAYDGKCVNLHGHTYKVIIHFSGFVNEIGIVVDFGDIKTIFKEKIESKLDHQYLNEVLPAMNTTAENMIVWIWEELEKAIAEMKNDDLRIEELTLYETPTSYAYLKREWMAD
- the queC gene encoding 7-cyano-7-deazaguanine synthase QueC, coding for MTKKAVIILSGGLDSTTCMGIAEREGYTCYPLTFDYGQRHKHEVEQAKKVAAHYEVPQHKIVDIAFLGQIGGSALTDSSIEVPDYTGSKEVPVTYVPARNMIFLSLAAAYAEVVGAEAIYIGVSSVDYSGYPDCRPEFIRSMTETINLATQAGIKEGNLKILAPLSHLSKAQTIQLGIDLNVPYHLTTSCYRGGESACGTCDSCKLRLQGFEQAGAKDPIPYM